Within Buteo buteo unplaced genomic scaffold, bButBut1.hap1.1 HAP1_SCAFFOLD_58, whole genome shotgun sequence, the genomic segment CAAGTTTCTGGCCCTCTCGAGACGTGGAGGCGGTTTGCAGCATCTCGCTTGCCGTCAGAAATCCTGGATCCCACCGcgttcctcctgggagcagcacccatttTCCCTTCGCTCCATCTATCAACCGGCTTGCCCCTGAGAGCTGCCCACCAAACAGCAACTATTCCGTGCCATTccattattagcatttctcgGCCCACTGAATCCCCCAGCGAGGATTTCcaccagtggcagaaactgccttccctttgcactgaATTCCCCCGCTTTCACGTAACCAAACACTGACCTGCCCTAAACCCTGAAACAGAGAGCGCTGAACTTGCCTGGTCCTCCCAGCCCTATATACCTCCTGTGCCTCCaccaatctttttcttacacaaaagagtttcattgcttgctctgcaagaagtttttcccatgccactgcttttttccctgctgctacgGAGACAAAATACCAGGGAAACGACATGCTGCACGCTGTAAAAGAGTCCGTACCTGAATTCCTCTGAGCGACGACACACCCATGTAGAGAAAGACGCCATAGAGCACAGGCAttggtataaactgggggggaaaagagaaaaaaaaaaaaagaatgcaatcgtttctttctccatattgcattttcagtattaccacCCTCTTCCACAGGCACTGCCTAAAATTGCTTGAAGCCTTCCAGCTTCCATTCAGGCTTACAGATGGGTCAGGTTTTAaccattaaagattttgtgcGCACGAGTGAGCTAAGGCTCTGCTTTAGGCTGAACTTTGGAGTTACCTCTCCTCAGAATActcctattttccagaaaggttgGAGGAAAATAGGTGATTTCACCCGTGCTACCCTATGCCGCATTCTGTGGCggtagaaaaacacttctgcctaATCTTGGGGCAACAGGCAAAGGCCACAGGCCTCCTTTTAGCCTAGAGACGAGATTACTTTGTGGGAGGAACGTGCAAGGAAGCCCACGGGGATGACCTCAGTGTGTTTagctcctgggaacagctgctCCAGGGCATTTGGGGAGCAAATTGCAGCCCGTAAAGGGCtgcctgtttgaaagagagcagaCGTGCTGGTCTCAATATGCTCAGCTGTAACCCATAAACATGGGCGGGCCTGAAAGACACCCGAAAATTCAAGCAGTTGCGTTGCTCGCTTGCCTCGAGCACACCAAACGGGGGCCCGAAGGGCTGCAAAGCCTAACCGAGGCTGGTTCCCACCGTGGGTCAAGCCCCAAGGGTTGGgatcaccccctcctcctccgctccaCAACTAACTACTCaggcctgcagagaggggactgtttttctgtaacctcCAACAAGCTCGCGGTTGTCgggtggtttgcattttcctctcacctttaaCACGGAAGTGAAGAAGACGGAGCAGCCCATGAGCCCAAAGATCAGCAAGCCAGTGACTCTCTGCTCTCGTATCCCCAGAAACTTGGGTTGttctcctggagctgagcagtcagACTCTACTTTGAGGCTATTCACGTGGGTGATGGACAGGACGGTCGCAGCCAcaaaccagggcagccccatcaccGAGCACACCCCCAGCATCACGGCCACCACGAAAAGGTCCAGGTGGTACCcgcatcctttctgcaggcaggaaaacaagaaacagagcatcccATAGCACAAGAGCAAGGATAACGTCGCAAGTCAGACTCAAACCCTGCTCGAGCACAGGtcaacttcttcagaatttaaaacaagaaatggaaacaagtaaGGGTGTACGCAGGCTTTGCACAAGCACCTGGCATGAAAATCTGGCAGGAGTTCAGACACAAGGGATATGGGGAGCTTGTGCGATACAtacttctccaaaaaaaccccacccacaacccaaaaccaccaaaccgttgttttcactcacaaagaaaattctaccaCTTGCGAGGAAGGTGTGACTCTGAGTTATCCCTGGCAGCGcatcaaaacaatgcattccccgcacctgctgccgctgccgtttcaaaacaaaaacgtGCTTCCATATTGCTCCAAGATTAATTTGCTCCTCCAAAAGGTTGCTCATCTGAACTGCCCTGTCACTTGCTCCCTGCATCATCGTTAATCCAGGAGAGCATCCTGCCACGCAGCCTGACCTTGTCCCAAAccaatgccttcagaaagcatcggcaataagagcttctccccagacctgcagcccagaaggggctggggccggggtcaTCTCTCGCAGGCCCTTACCTTCAGCTtgtgctccttcctgttcacaATAACGGCACTGATCTGCTGGTCCATGAATATcaagatggtgcagagcagagctgggacgagCGCAGCCAACACCGTCCACCAAGGGTTGGGTCCTATGGGGTTGATGAACCACCCGCGGTCGTCTCTGGTAGGCTGCAACAAAGCCCACACATCAGCATcgtctcccagcccaggcactccactggctttccttttcccctccctccctgtgtcagagcacctcccagccctggcttcatgtccccctctcccgtgggcttcagcagtgccagtctcCTCTTTGCAAGCACCTCTAGGTACTTCTCCTGTAGGTATCTAGTTTTGGGGCCATCTTCTCGttgccaggaggaagcaaggcacttggaggtggaagaggagatggtcacaccaccagcatctcctccagactcagccctgccctgccccggcatcACCTTGTGGCACCCCCACGTGCCAAAACACCCCATTACCTTGAACGTGTGGGGGACCTGGAGCTTTGGCGATGGGATCCCAACCACAAAGTCAAGGAGCACCATGATGGCGAtggtgaggaaaacagcaaagtcgCTCACCGTGGACCGTACCTGGGGCGAGAAACCAGAGGTGAAAGGGGCATGGCAAACAGGGCCGTAACGTGAGATGCAAGAGTTGCGGACATCCACAACATTCAGGCTGGTTAACCaaatcccaccacccctctgaGCACATGCAGCCTGATCCCTTGCTTAgatactgttgctgtgtttgtcccCGTGAGATCTGGtgtcagataataaaaaaagcttaattaggcGGACAAGGGTTGGTTTaagtcaaaacctaaaaataataataataatattaaaaataagaaaagagatgtctgcCACTACAGCTACACTCACAGCTACAACGGCAACAAGGCACTGAGGCATCCTTTAGTCCTCAAAAGGAACCTCCTCATTCGAATCTACTTTCCGCTCGAGCACATAATGCGcagaaggtagggaaaaaaaaccacaaccccaacccccaaaactttgggaaacctgacttcctactacctgaggagggggaaaaaaaaaaaaattaaaaaaaatcaaaccccaaaaatcTTCAATCTGGGGCAGATCGCGAGGCAGGTGGGAAATGCTACGATGATTTTGCACTCACGGAAATGAGTGCGGGACATCCAAGCTCTTGGAGAGCTTGGCCTGCAAGGCCAACGTTTCCCAGCTTGACCATGGCGGGGCTAATACTGCTTAGTgctccaggaaagccattttgggAAACGAGTGTGGAGATGGACGCTGGCCACCATCTTCTACTTACTCTGGTTGGAAAGTAGcggctggttttaaacttcttcaagaagcttgacagggcaaaggtggcgaagaagaggatgcagcaccagagGAACACATCAGGCGTGTAGGGGCCGTCGCGTCCACAGGCAGGTCCTTGAAACTCCCCACGCAAATGCCGACattcctggagaaacagagcGTCAGGACACAAAGGCAGTGCACGTGCGGCAGGGAAACCTCGCGTAGCTAGGGGGTTTTGAGGATCTTGGTCCAAGATCCACGACCCTCTAACTGCTCCTGCCAATGGAGATTTATAtgtaatgagcagcagcagctgaacaagtgaCACATCGAACTATAGAGCGGAGAAACGAGATGTGAGGGGACACCATACCACGCACCCTCggcacatcctctgcctgccattCGAGCAATCGTGGCTAAAGAAGacaccagaggggaaggaaacactggaaactcttggggagagagagagagggaagagggaaggagggctaaAGACAACCatggtaggaaaggaggagaagagacaaatcgtcccttcccaggggagggCTCGCAGAACCTGGCCAAGAGGGGATGAAGGCCACCATAAGAGCCTGCCGCCCTAGGCCcgggctctgcttccagccacaacagcctgagaggctgctcagacatgcaaatttatgcatgtacctacagacagcactgaacgaGAAAGCAAGGCCCAGAGTTACTAGGAACCCATTAAGGAGGCCAATTACTACCTTTCAAGCATGAACTTAAGTCCTACCTACAACTTCTACAATAATCAAACCACCCACTACTTAACCTTCCTCCcagtcagaaatactgtccGGCAACAGGCTTGAGGGGGACACTTGCTACCTACCCACAACGTTGGGGACCAGGTAGACTGGGACAAGGTGGACTCTCCTCCCGAGGACCAAGCGGTTTTAACAAACCACACGCTAGATTTAAGCAAGGACTTTTCCGAGCAGCACTAGCACAGTTTGAAGCCCATCATTCCCTGAAGGGCTCTGACTTTTGCACCATGCAAATGCCCCTGGACCCCGTGGCCGCGGCGCGAGGAAGCAGTGGCTCGGGGCACTTACGGTCACCGTGAGGTTTTCCCAGGCGATGCCAGACACGTTGATCCCGTTGCTCGCCCAGAAACGCAGCGTTTCGTTGCTGGGATGGGTCGGTGCCTCACActtacagctgggaggagagaagccaaGACAGGGGTAAGGGAAAGGCGATGGAGGTGCAGCCCGCAGCTCCTGCCAAggggcagcagctttctcagggggaaaaaaacccactagtagctggtgaggaagtccagcttgctgtgcatgtgcacagggtAGGTGTCTCGCAGGtgactcagcttctccagagcctcgtagatgaagatgatgcagaTGAGGGAGGCAAAGGCTTCTTCCGTGAAGCGGGTGACGTAGCACACCAAACAGCTGGCATCGGTGGCCACCAGCACTATGCACAAGAAGGCGGTCCACAGCCCAATGCACGCCCGCAGAGACAGATAGGAGAGCGTGtactccctgggaaagcaaaatgaaacaaaggctgcaaaggccagcaagaggccctgagacatgcctgccttcggggaaaacagggagcaatTCTGGAGCGTGTCAAGGCTGCggatgggaaatgcagtttccatgtACTACTACAGAGAGCCTCGgggctgtggtgcagggtgtagacccacaggaggagaggccaATTATTTAGTTACCACTGTTGAACAAGGATCTTGTGTTAACACCTTGGAGGCTGCTTGAGGTCAGGTCCCTCTTGGGCCAGGTGGTGTTCTCCCACATCACCCTGATGCCCTGACACTGAAACCAGCTGGGTTTGCACCCagtcacctgctgccagcaagctggggctTAATGATAAACCTTATGGCAATAAGGGTGGTTTATCTCCCATCAAAGccatagcaacaaaaggactgtcactaaaatctagcaactacccctaagaaacagaaaagcaaagcaaagcatcttttctccatcactgcccccttctgaaggctctcgcagcacccagctgcggcAGCCAGCCTTACTTGCAGAATTTGTAGAGGATCTTCTCAAACACGAGGACGGGTCCGGTGCTGCCGAGGATGGTGAGAGGTTGGCCGGCAAAGAGGCAATACACCACGCCGGCCATGGACGCGCCCAGCAGCGACTCCATGGCACTCTGTccggggaagagaggcagccgtgagtaaataaatcgttagggagaaacaaaaaccaaagctgaTTCACTGCAGCGAGGACTTTGGCCTGACTTTTAtcctcccccatgccccccaacaGAGAGAGGTGCTCACTATCTGGCCATTGGTCgcctcccccagcagtcccCCAAAGGTGATGACAGGGGACATGCAGGCAcagtagaggaagaggaaggacgccaggcactgcaggctcaGACCATCCCGGAAGTCGCTCCAGAACCACGGGGCTTTCCGCTTCACGTCCAGGGTCAAACCTCCAaagagcctgcaggaaggaaaaagaagagagtctgTTCTCTTGGAGGAACACGgtgactttgctttgctgcagaagggcaatcAGAAGCACGGAGTCACTTTCATGGCTAAAAAGAagcactctccttcctcccaaatcaaGGAAACCTGCGTGCAATGGtgatggctggggctgagcccagctgcccagatctcccccctgcccagcccaggggaccaaGCTGGCAATGCGGAGCCCCTTCGTTGAACCAGCTAACCCCAAAGACCTGCTAGAAGGGAGGGTGCATGCtcagatttgagaagcaaacagaaaaaaaccccaaactattaaagctcccaccttcccgtccgctgcagttcagggccactgtgtttctccagcGTGCTGTGAGAAGCACTGTCGTCAAGAgctcctggcatcttccttttttcctgttaaaatggaagtaagatAAAGCTATGGACTTGTAACCgctggcttgttttgcttctggtctggCTCTGTGACTGTGTCAGAGTGGGACCTTGTGAATTTGGGCCCCtgaacagcatccccagccgtCCTGCCCATCCCCCTCGCGCCTCCCACCTGCGAAGGGACGTTTTTCGGGGGCTCGATTCGGATCGATGGATCCCACTCTCCTGGCGGCAAGACCGTGACCTGATCCAGAAACTCGTCGATGCCAGCCACGAGGTCAGCCCCGTTCTTGGCTTTATAGGCAACGTCACGGAAAACCTGCCAAGAGAAGACAACCTGGTGAGAGGACAACCCAGCTCGGAGGTCCTAACCAGTGCAATAAGCTCTTGGCTAAACGcaaggctttttccccaaaatttcctgctggaaagggcaggaaatactcccccaaaaggaaaaatctgtgcgTCAGGGCATTTGTAATCATCTCCCCCACGAGGCCCCCGTCCCCCATGGCACACCATACCCTTCTGcttaaagagcaagagaagtttgACTGGCCCTGGCAATGCCACCACTGGGGACAGcgtgctggggaccccggcAAGAAGGATGAGATGCAGGATGCACCCCGGGTGGGATTTCAGCCTCCAGGATGTGGGGTGATGCAAATCTGCGTGTTCGCTTCGGGGTGAGAAAGAGGGCTGGGCTATTTGGAGAGCtgcgggcagctgggacagcaaatcctcttcctcactacttcagagacagggagagctgaagaaaggcaaaaatgacccGGAGCTATCTCATCTTGTCGCACCTCATCTGTCATGATAGTGGCCATGGACCTGCCGATCTCATGgtactgatgggcttttccttctggtccaagcaaaacaaacaggaacctgggcaagaaaaacaaaatgagagagagaagaaggtgtccttgctccaagagcacccaaggaaagccctggcagctcccagcccggaGCGTGGCTCAAGACGGGACACGTAGGCTCAGCGACGCCACgatgaatttgaaattcttcaaaaccgACGGCAAATTTCATTTGGGGGCCAACTTTCATTACAATTGGCCGATGGgtttaaaagctacagcagggaatggagaaaTGAAGGCGAGGAGATGCGGGTGGGGGAAACGTGCTTGCTCCCCCTCCCACTCGCCTTGTTCCCTTGGGACACCAAACTGATGCCTGCAACTCGATCTTTGGTTGGGTGTCTTTTTTACGGAAAAAATTTGCGCTTCTCATTCGCACCTTGTTGGGATGGGAACTTCCGTCATGCCCGAGAGGAGGACAGCCGGGCTCAGGCGGACAAATGCCACGATGGGCTGGTGAAGGAAATCCAGCTCTCCTACGAGCACGTTGGATGCTTCAGCCCCGGtgggaattttcttcatgaagtgcaGCTCCGCCTGGGCACGACAAGCGATTTTCAGGCAAttaccccaaaagcaaagcccacagcgctctgcagcacactctccagccaagtttgcaagagcaaatctgGCCCTAAAGGCGTGAGAAAGCTACGAGTGTCTCACCTTGCTTAAATCcgttgctctgctctcagggttCACCCCATCTTTAGCTTCTGCAGCggtgggagaaggacaagagGTGATTGTTTGGgctggtaggaaaaagaaagacactcagAAAGATGGACGAGGAGCAACTGGGACGCTTCTCCTTTGCCCGGACAAGTCTAAtggggccacagccctgcagaaagcctcaCCTGGCTTGTAGAGGAGGTGCAGGTCTGACTGCCTCTTGCTCACATCAGCAAACGAGCAGACAGCGGGCAGAAGGTTGGTTGTCTTCTCGTTCTGATGGTGGTGCTTCCTCAAAAGGACTTCTCGAACTTGCGCCCGCACGTGCTCGTCAAACTCCGTGGACTGTTCTTGCTGGGCCAGGATCGTATCTGAGGatggcaaagggaaacaaagccatcagagcagaaaccccaacaagtcccgacccccaaagcccccagggaaggctgtgccACACAGGCTGCACCCTAATGCCGGCTCAGCCTTGCATAGCAAGgccttttaataatgttcagcctttgcagccaaaacgagaattttcttctgctaagaaacaTGGCATCCAAGTGCTTATTCATCATTCCgctaagataaatatttcccattctaaATGACACAATTTTCTTGCCCAACCTGGCCTTCTGACTCTACACGTTCACCCAAATTACAAGCGATCTATAGCACAGACGTTCCCAGAGCTTCCCGTGCTGATGGAGTGCAATTTGCCGAGCCCAGGGAGAAACGTGCTAAGAACGGCTCCgacttctccagcccttgaaaGGGCTGAATGGAGACCTGCCGCCAGTCAAAGCTAACTTCTCCAAAGCGGCTTTTGCAATTAACTTCAAGtatcttccccacagaaatacactgcttggTCATCGCCAGATAAACTCTGCCTTAAAACTCTTACATGCTGGAtcttaaggcaaaagcaaaaaaaagaatgcgaGGAAACAGCTTGTAAGAAATAGTTCCTTTAAGGAGGTTCAGCTCTTACGcagactctgtatttctaagagcAGCCTGCTAAGCCCTGACACACGctcctttttggctgcagaatatTCTCTAGTGGCTTCTCCAACCccacaaactgctttcaaaaggatcccgcattggaataaaaaaacggTGCGACTGTTGCATGCCCAGTCTACATCCAAAAAcagctcatgagaaaaacacagtggcacttctggaaaaggacGTGCCATTGGGGCAGGGTTTGATTTGGGAGTGAAGAGCACCGTGGCGAGCTGAGCTCGGCCGTTCCCGGAGGGATGCAGCGCCCATGGTACCTGCAATCTCTTCGATGCTGTTGGCACAAAT encodes:
- the LOC142027810 gene encoding electroneutral sodium bicarbonate exchanger 1-like, whose amino-acid sequence is MPLVRQSHRHHRRHSQKHREGEREKDSAPMEQGYHCKSHRSPSQRVQFILRSKEDEQHLPHHLFSKLDEICVKEGRDGEWKETARWLKFEEDVEDGGERWSKPYVGTLSLHSLSELRSCISNGSVLLDICANSIEEIADTILAQQEQSTEFDEHVRAQVREVLLRKHHHQNEKTTNLLPAVCSFADVSKRQSDLHLLYKPAQTITSCPSPTAAEAKDGVNPESRATDLSKAELHFMKKIPTGAEASNVLVGELDFLHQPIVAFVRLSPAVLLSGMTEVPIPTRFLFVLLGPEGKAHQYHEIGRSMATIMTDEVFRDVAYKAKNGADLVAGIDEFLDQVTVLPPGEWDPSIRIEPPKNVPSQEKRKMPGALDDSASHSTLEKHSGPELQRTGRLFGGLTLDVKRKAPWFWSDFRDGLSLQCLASFLFLYCACMSPVITFGGLLGEATNGQISAMESLLGASMAGVVYCLFAGQPLTILGSTGPVLVFEKILYKFCKEYTLSYLSLRACIGLWTAFLCIVLVATDASCLVCYVTRFTEEAFASLICIIFIYEALEKLSHLRDTYPVHMHSKLDFLTSYYCKCEAPTHPSNETLRFWASNGINVSGIAWENLTVTECRHLRGEFQGPACGRDGPYTPDVFLWCCILFFATFALSSFLKKFKTSRYFPTRVRSTVSDFAVFLTIAIMVLLDFVVGIPSPKLQVPHTFKPTRDDRGWFINPIGPNPWWTVLAALVPALLCTILIFMDQQISAVIVNRKEHKLKKGCGYHLDLFVVAVMLGVCSVMGLPWFVAATVLSITHVNSLKVESDCSAPGEQPKFLGIREQRVTGLLIFGLMGCSVFFTSVLKFIPMPVLYGVFLYMGVSSLRGIQFFDRLKLFWMPAKHQPDFIYLRHVPLQKVHLFTVIQLTCLVLLWTIKVSCAAIIFPMMVLALVFVRKAMDFCFSKRELSFLDDLMPERKKKLDDARNEAREEEEVRLAGSSGLDISVGL